The Stratiformator vulcanicus genome has a segment encoding these proteins:
- a CDS encoding HD domain-containing protein, with amino-acid sequence MRDYTAESLSHDPIHGYIPFVSTTGLPEGEAAEQEIIDHPWVQRLRQIHQLQTAWYVFPSAEHMRFQHVLGAMHLASVVIDEWYDSLAAVCANVPSKPHVESLCRMAALLHDVGHGPYGHFFDDQYLDQFGITHETLGAHIIIEELGDLLRRIRRNPNGIMKPLEELDPSQVAWLICRPKPGDGDEGHPDWLRKLRSLFSGIYTVDNMDFVLRDAYMSGYNTRAFDLWRLIHYSFFTDRGLTIHARGLPTLINFIETRANLFRTVYFHRAVRGIDKSLEDVFGETMPHLFPGNPLEHLDEYQRLTESSFLIDVQRLALSEDLEKRDLGERWNDMLARRVTWKMAAERTVNFHSARAQAMAIFSVPDEVVEGMVRQNLPDSLKDMPLRVDCAKHYHRPAARLPAGGQNYLLDPAIGGPQELSDDELFRSLPISFAIFRIYSRDHRHDAAVNSALNAVLGDAGDTKTNM; translated from the coding sequence ATGCGCGACTATACCGCTGAAAGTCTTTCGCACGACCCGATCCACGGGTACATCCCGTTCGTTTCGACGACGGGGCTGCCGGAGGGCGAAGCCGCCGAGCAGGAGATCATTGATCACCCCTGGGTGCAGCGGCTCCGGCAGATTCATCAATTGCAGACCGCGTGGTACGTGTTTCCCTCGGCGGAGCACATGCGGTTTCAGCATGTGCTCGGTGCGATGCATCTGGCCTCGGTCGTTATTGACGAGTGGTACGACTCGCTGGCCGCTGTCTGCGCGAACGTACCCTCGAAGCCGCACGTCGAATCGCTTTGCCGGATGGCGGCGTTGTTGCATGACGTCGGGCATGGTCCGTACGGTCACTTCTTCGATGACCAATACCTCGACCAGTTCGGGATAACGCACGAGACACTCGGTGCGCACATCATCATCGAAGAACTCGGTGATCTGTTGCGACGAATCCGCCGCAATCCGAACGGGATCATGAAGCCGCTGGAGGAACTCGACCCATCGCAGGTGGCGTGGTTGATTTGTCGACCGAAGCCGGGGGATGGCGACGAGGGCCATCCCGACTGGCTCCGCAAACTGCGGAGCCTGTTCAGCGGTATCTACACGGTCGACAACATGGACTTCGTACTGCGTGATGCCTACATGTCGGGCTACAACACGCGGGCCTTCGATCTGTGGCGGCTGATCCACTATTCCTTTTTCACCGATCGGGGCCTGACCATCCACGCCCGCGGCCTGCCGACATTGATCAACTTTATCGAAACACGGGCAAATTTGTTTCGCACCGTCTATTTTCACCGCGCGGTTCGCGGCATCGACAAATCGCTTGAAGATGTTTTCGGCGAGACGATGCCCCATTTGTTTCCCGGCAATCCGCTCGAACATCTTGATGAGTATCAGCGGCTCACCGAATCAAGCTTTCTGATCGACGTGCAGCGGCTCGCCTTGAGCGAGGATTTGGAGAAGCGGGATCTCGGCGAGCGATGGAACGACATGCTGGCACGTCGGGTGACCTGGAAGATGGCCGCTGAGCGCACGGTCAACTTTCATTCGGCCCGCGCCCAGGCGATGGCGATTTTTTCAGTGCCCGACGAAGTAGTTGAGGGTATGGTCCGGCAGAATCTGCCTGATTCCCTCAAAGACATGCCGCTGCGTGTCGACTGTGCGAAGCACTATCACCGCCCGGCGGCCCGACTGCCCGCCGGAGGGCAGAACTATCTGCTCGACCCGGCAATCGGTGGTCCGCAAGAACTGTCGGACGATGAACTGTTCCGCAGTCTGCCGATCAGTTTCGCCATTTTCCGCATCTACTCCCGCGACCACCGGCACGATGCCGCGGTCAATTCGGCTTTGAATGCGGTGCTTGGCGACGCGGGGGATACGAAGACGAATATGTGA